The following coding sequences lie in one Palaemon carinicauda isolate YSFRI2023 chromosome 7, ASM3689809v2, whole genome shotgun sequence genomic window:
- the LOC137644501 gene encoding uncharacterized protein, which yields MSNKRSLLNDEIVTYLSTLSESESEGDPISEDEENEYIPNQESSSEYDDYHDNSGNENEQLQSTVALSNKEDTLDVQTTVTTILTGKDGTRWESIDQNPANAGRITAQNIIRETPGPTSVAKRQVFPGQVLSSFRLLIDDFIIKHIQKCTETEARMKLNDETWNISFQEIYATIGIMYARGVLAKGQSVENLWSVKWGPPFFRDNVKSTFQGNY from the coding sequence ATGTCGAACAAACGCTCTctgttgaatgatgaaattgtgacatatttgtcgacactatctgaatctgagtctgaaggagatccgatatctgaagatgaagaaaacgagtatatccccaatcaagaaagttcatctgaatatgatgattatcatgACAACAGTGGTAATGAAAACGAACAGTTGCAAagcactgttgctctttcaaacaaAGAAGATACTCTAGATGTGCAAACAACTGTTACTACTATTctgactggcaaggatggaacacgaTGGGAAAGTATTGACCAGAATCCTgccaatgccgggagaattactgCCCAAAACATAATACGAGAAACACCGGGACCAACATCCGTTGCCAAACgtcaagtttttcctggacaagttctgagctctttcagattattgatagatgacttcattatcaaacacatacaaaagtgtacagaaactgaagcgagaatgaaattgaatgatgagactTGGAACATATCATTTCaagagatttatgctactataggcattatgtatgccagaggagttcttgcaaaaggacaatctgttgaaaacctttggtcagtaaaatgggggCCTCCCTTTTTCcgagacaatgtcaagagcacgtttcaaggaaattattaA
- the LOC137644500 gene encoding piggyBac transposable element-derived protein 4-like produces MQTDKFAMISEVWDRFIKNSISCYRPSENITIDEQLFPTKCRCPFTQYIASKPDKFGIKFWLAADAKSKYLLNGFPYPGKDESRPSNQPLSEYVVLKLTEPYTGKGRNVTTDNFFTSVKLAEKLLAKNTSLVGTVNRIRREIPISIRNTRDKQYSSQILKHNQCTLTVYQCKKNKNVLLLSTVHKKVDIGNDAKRTPDTISYYNHSKFGVDVVDQMARLYTTKAASRRWPVQVFYNILDFSGINAWIIYKEVTGELISRRDFILRLAEELQKTFKNIHAEGNSESDADTYADANVSNNSNKRKQCQIRQCKGNKTTEICCKCKKFVCEKCTLSSRKSFV; encoded by the coding sequence atgcaaactgacaaatttgctatgatttcagAAGTTTGGGACAGATTCATCAAAAACAGTATTTCTTGTTATAGGCCTAGTGAAAATATAACCATAGATGAGCAGTTATTTCCAACAAAATGCAGGTGTCCTTTTACCCAATATATTGCCAGTAAGCCTGACAAGTTTGGAATAAAATTTTGGTTAGCGGCCGACGCAAAATCAAAATACCTTCTAAATGGATTCCCTTATCCTGGAAAAGACGAGAGTCGTCCATCAAACCAACCACTCTCGGAATACGTCGTTCTCAAGCTCACAGAACCATATACAGGGAAAGGGAGAAATGTGACCACTGATAACTTTTTCACATCTGTGAAGTTAGCTGAAAAATTGCTTGCTAAAAATACAAGCCTTGTCGGGACTGTGAACCGTATACGAAGGGAGATCCCAATTTCCATAAGAAATACCCGTGACAAGCAGTACAGCTCACAGATACTAAAACATAATCAGTGCACTTTGACAGTGTATCagtgcaagaaaaataaaaatgttctcttACTTAGTACAGTCCATAAGAAGGTAGACATTGGAAATGATGCCAAGAGAACTCCAGACACCATTAGTTACTACAATCATTCGAAATTTGGAGTTGATGTCGTGGATCAAATGGCAAGATTATACACTACAAAAGCCGCTTCACGAAGATGGCCTGTCCaagtcttttataatatattagatTTTTCTGGTATCAATGCCTGGATTATCTACAAAGAAGTCACAGGTGAACTAATTTCCCGTCGTGATTTTATTCTTCGGTTAGCTGAAGAACTTCAGAAAACCTTCAAGAACATTCATGCCGAAGGAAACAGTGAAAGTGATGCTGATACTTATGCTGACGCAAATGTTTCAAATAACTCAAACAAGAGGAAACAATGCCAAATAAGACAATGTAAAGGGAATAAGACAACAGAAATCTGCTGTAAGTGCAAAAAGTTTGTATGTGAGAAATGTACATTGTCATCAAGAAAATCATTTGTGTAA